A window from Jeotgalibacillus aurantiacus encodes these proteins:
- the pabA gene encoding aminodeoxychorismate/anthranilate synthase component II, whose translation MILMIDNYDSFTYNLVQFLGELGQELIVRRNDQITIEEIREMNPDYLMISPGPCSPDEAGISLEAIKAFAGEIPIFGVCLGHQSIAQVFGGNVVRSLRLMHGKTSLVYHDGETVYQGMPMPFTATRYHSLIVEKHTLPDELLITSWTDQGEIMGIRHRELAVEGVQFHPESIMTENGKQLLKNFLETYQSHKVETP comes from the coding sequence ATGATTTTAATGATCGATAACTACGATTCGTTTACGTATAATCTCGTGCAGTTTCTCGGAGAGCTCGGTCAGGAGCTGATTGTCCGTCGAAATGATCAGATCACAATTGAAGAAATCCGGGAGATGAATCCTGACTACCTGATGATTTCACCGGGGCCATGCAGTCCGGATGAAGCGGGTATCAGCCTTGAAGCGATCAAAGCTTTCGCCGGCGAGATCCCGATTTTCGGTGTCTGTCTCGGTCACCAGTCGATTGCGCAGGTATTTGGAGGTAACGTCGTGCGCTCCCTTCGTCTCATGCATGGTAAAACGTCACTCGTTTACCATGATGGTGAAACCGTTTATCAGGGAATGCCGATGCCGTTTACCGCAACGCGCTATCACTCACTGATCGTTGAAAAGCACACGCTGCCGGACGAGCTGCTCATTACGTCCTGGACTGATCAGGGTGAAATTATGGGGATCCGTCACCGCGAGCTTGCGGTAGAAGGTGTGCAGTTCCATCCTGAATCCATCATGACGGAAAACGGGAAGCAGCTGCTGAAAAACTTCCTTGAAACGTATCAGTCTCATAAGGTCGAAACGCCATGA
- the pabC gene encoding aminodeoxychorismate lyase, whose translation MKMYLNGQIVGEQDAVMSPFDHGFLYGMGVFETFRTYDGHPFLLADHLERLNAALKEMNIDYEMEFEQTREIIRRLLEANGGEDGYFRLNISAGERGIGLDPTPYSEPTVMLLQKPIPPVLASKTGQWLKLRRNTPETVIRLKSHHYLNNLAARREISSPSIEGLFLTEGGFAAEGITSNLFWVNGDTLFTPAVETGILPGVTRKLVMRLAKLEGFRIEEGFFKPEEVERADEVFVTNSIQELIPLTELGAATFNGQHITRSLKSLYKQAVEDRLNAVNEVNRS comes from the coding sequence ATGAAGATGTACTTGAATGGTCAGATCGTCGGGGAGCAGGACGCGGTCATGTCTCCCTTTGATCACGGCTTTTTATATGGAATGGGTGTGTTTGAGACGTTCCGTACGTATGATGGTCACCCATTTTTACTTGCGGATCATCTTGAACGGCTGAATGCTGCGTTAAAAGAGATGAATATTGATTATGAGATGGAGTTTGAACAGACGCGTGAGATCATTCGCCGTCTGCTTGAAGCAAATGGCGGAGAGGATGGCTATTTCAGGCTGAATATTTCGGCGGGAGAACGGGGGATCGGGCTTGACCCAACTCCATATTCCGAGCCGACTGTGATGCTTCTGCAAAAGCCGATTCCGCCTGTGCTGGCATCAAAAACAGGACAGTGGCTCAAACTAAGACGCAACACACCGGAAACCGTCATCCGTTTAAAATCCCATCACTATTTAAACAACCTGGCAGCGCGCCGCGAAATTTCATCTCCTTCTATTGAAGGGCTCTTTTTGACAGAGGGCGGATTTGCAGCGGAAGGGATTACGTCCAACTTGTTCTGGGTGAATGGGGACACGCTCTTTACCCCTGCGGTTGAAACGGGAATTCTACCGGGTGTGACAAGGAAACTTGTGATGAGGCTTGCCAAACTCGAAGGCTTCCGGATAGAAGAAGGTTTCTTTAAACCTGAGGAAGTGGAGCGGGCCGATGAAGTGTTTGTGACCAACTCCATTCAGGAGCTGATCCCGCTCACTGAACTCGGAGCTGCAACGTTTAACGGGCAGCACATCACCCGGTCGTTAAAAAGCTTATATAAACAGGCTGTTGAAGATCGGCTGAATGCAGTAAATGAGGTGAACAGATCATGA
- the folP gene encoding dihydropteroate synthase, whose product MQCGGYTLDFTKKTLIMGILNTTPDSFSDGGQYIDPDQAVKRARQMAEEGADIIDIGGESTRPGHTPVSIEEEIARVVPVIEAVKKEVNLPISIDTYKSATAEAAIKAGADIINDVWGAKRDPHIANVSAAYQKPIILMHNREDRNYEDFIADAIDDLKESIRIAEKAGVPSHQMILDPGIGFAKTFEQNVEMMRHLDRIVVMGYPVLLGTSRKSMIGNILDLPADERMEGTGATVCYGIQKGCHIMRVHDVKEISRMAKVMDALNGKGGENG is encoded by the coding sequence ATGCAATGTGGCGGGTATACACTCGATTTTACAAAAAAAACGCTTATTATGGGCATTTTAAATACAACGCCGGATTCCTTTTCAGATGGAGGCCAGTATATCGACCCGGATCAGGCGGTGAAGCGCGCGAGGCAAATGGCTGAAGAAGGCGCAGACATCATTGATATCGGAGGGGAATCCACCCGTCCAGGGCACACGCCTGTTTCAATTGAAGAGGAGATCGCCCGTGTGGTGCCGGTGATTGAAGCAGTCAAAAAAGAAGTGAACCTGCCAATCTCAATCGATACATACAAATCGGCGACAGCAGAGGCTGCGATTAAAGCGGGTGCAGATATCATTAACGATGTCTGGGGGGCAAAACGGGACCCGCACATTGCCAATGTGTCGGCTGCATACCAAAAACCGATTATTTTAATGCATAATCGGGAAGACCGTAACTATGAAGATTTTATTGCAGATGCCATTGATGATTTGAAGGAAAGTATAAGGATTGCAGAAAAAGCCGGAGTGCCGTCTCATCAGATGATCCTTGATCCCGGCATCGGCTTTGCCAAAACCTTTGAACAAAACGTGGAGATGATGCGGCACCTTGATCGTATCGTGGTAATGGGGTATCCCGTTCTGCTCGGAACTTCAAGGAAATCCATGATCGGCAACATTTTAGATCTGCCGGCAGATGAGCGTATGGAAGGAACGGGCGCGACAGTCTGCTATGGCATTCAAAAGGGCTGCCATATCATGCGCGTGCACGATGTAAAAGAAATATCCCGGATGGCAAAGGTGATGGATGCACTCAACGGAAAGGGTGGAGAGAATGGATAA
- the folB gene encoding dihydroneopterin aldolase, which produces MDKIKVSEMEFYGYHGVFEAENKLGQRFRVNAVLELDLKTSAKSDDVEDSINYADVYKTCKSVVEGETFNLVETIAETIADKMLKQFDKLQQVTIEVIKPDPPIPGHYKSVAIEITRSRS; this is translated from the coding sequence ATGGATAAAATCAAAGTAAGTGAAATGGAGTTTTACGGCTACCACGGTGTATTTGAAGCGGAGAATAAGCTTGGTCAGCGATTTCGTGTGAACGCAGTACTTGAGCTTGATCTGAAAACCTCCGCGAAAAGCGATGATGTAGAGGATTCCATTAACTATGCAGACGTCTACAAAACATGTAAGAGCGTCGTGGAGGGTGAAACCTTTAACCTCGTCGAAACGATTGCTGAAACGATTGCTGATAAAATGCTGAAGCAATTCGATAAGCTGCAGCAGGTCACAATCGAAGTCATCAAACCGGATCCGCCTATTCCGGGCCATTATAAATCCGTTGCCATTGAAATTACACGGAGCCGGTCTTAA
- the folK gene encoding 2-amino-4-hydroxy-6-hydroxymethyldihydropteridine diphosphokinase translates to MPALAYVSIGSNMGDSLSNLQQAIRLLDETAGVNVQSVSSVYETDPVGYEDQQVFLNIAAGVETDLSPDELLVRCLEIEQTLGRKRVIRWGPRTIDLDVLLYGNEQLDTERLTIPHPRMHERSFVLVPLLELNASLIHPVLHQPFSELLKDAAGVRLFKKTDRQNPDTFLAL, encoded by the coding sequence ATGCCGGCTCTTGCTTATGTCTCAATCGGATCAAATATGGGTGACTCCTTATCCAATCTCCAGCAGGCAATCCGGCTGTTGGATGAAACGGCTGGTGTCAACGTTCAATCCGTTTCTTCTGTGTATGAAACCGATCCGGTCGGCTATGAGGATCAGCAGGTCTTTTTGAACATTGCTGCAGGTGTGGAAACCGACCTGTCTCCGGATGAACTGCTTGTAAGGTGTCTTGAGATCGAACAGACACTCGGCCGGAAGCGGGTGATCCGCTGGGGACCGCGAACGATTGATCTCGACGTGCTGCTCTATGGTAATGAACAGCTGGACACAGAGCGGCTTACGATCCCGCACCCGCGCATGCACGAGCGCAGCTTTGTACTGGTCCCGCTACTTGAGTTAAATGCTTCACTGATTCATCCTGTGCTTCATCAGCCGTTTAGTGAACTGTTGAAGGATGCGGCAGGTGTGCGTCTATTCAAGAAAACAGACAGACAGAATCCCGATACCTTTTTGGCCCTATAG